Part of the Periplaneta americana isolate PAMFEO1 chromosome 4, P.americana_PAMFEO1_priV1, whole genome shotgun sequence genome is shown below.
GCGATATTCGATATTATTAATTGTAGTGGCTCCATCTGTTATAATTCGTAAGTAATAAATTGACAGAAGAAAAACTGATAACTGCAGCCAGGCCTCTCTTGGGAAATTACCGATTTGTAAATTCTGAGAGAGCGACATATCAAATCTTAATAGGcctaaacagaaaattaaaatgaatgctCTTATGTTTTAGGGGTGTAAATTCTGTAAGACGTTGTAATACATAGAAAATCGCTTGGAAAATTAACAGTTCACAGAGATAATACATAAATCTTCCTagataaataattcattttaagacaataaacaattacatttttcttgttctccaTCAAAAATCAAAATCCTTCACACACTCCTGGTAGCCTAAacttgataggcctatattttaatacGAACTGCAAGCCACCGATAGGCGTTTGCTTaatgatccggagttgtgctcggacgtgggttcgatttccgcttggttgagggttttccgatgttttctccaacagtaaggtgaatgtcaggtaatctatggcaaattctcggcctcatctcgccaaataccatttcgctatcaccaatttcattgacgcaaaatgtagttaatacagcgtcgttaaataacgaaataaaaaatacgaaatgcattttacaaaacacaaatatGAAACACGTCTGTAAGAATTCTATTATTCTTTAGTCATAAATTCTGACTAATTTCCCATATATTAATGTGTCTCAGAATTTACAATCCTAAACGTAAACGTTACAGTTATACTAACTGCAGTTCTGCTTTTTGTTTTTCTCCTTGTCCCATGTATTAtggttattttgtatgtattaAAACGTCTCCCAGAATTTACACTCCTAGAACGTCGCTTAATATTTAGTCTGTACACTTCTTACTTCGAATTTTACTAGCTATTCCTAGCTAAATGTATTGATTATGATTTTTATAGGTATATTTCCATTGCTGACTACCAAGAGAGTGTTTTGGCGTGCAGTAGTGGAAGAATTGCTGTGGTTCATTAGAGGATCAACAAACGCGAAGGAGCTTCAAGATAAGAACATACGTATTTGGGATGGTAACAGTTCTCGCCAGTATCTTGATTCACTAGGATTCAGTGATCGGGCTGAGGGTACGTAATGCCAAATGTTTAATTTTCGCAACTGTATCTTAAATTTGAAAAAGTAACATTCTCGAAGATTAGGGTATAATCTTGTTGAACCAAGTAATTATACTGTAAAATCAATtgcaagaaataatttattatatatattttttttttttgcaggagaCCTGGGACCCGTTTACGGTTTCCAGTGGCGTCATTTTGGAGCCGAATATACAGATATGAACGCAGATTATAGTGGTCAAGGCATTGATCAACTTCAGCAAGTAATTCGAACACTGAAGACGAATCCAGATGATCGTCGCATTATTATGTGTGCATGGAATCCAATCGATATCCCAAATATGGCTCTTCCACCATGCCACTGTCTTGTACAGTTTTATGTTGCTGGTGATGAGTTGTTTTGCCAACTGTATCAGCGCTCGGCTGACATGGGACTGGGAGTACCATTTAATATAGCAAGTTATGCACTACTAACTTACATGGTGGCAAAGGTCACAGGGCTAAAGGTATGAAAACTTAACGAAACCTCTTATACTCACCATTGGCTCATCATATGCTTCAATAATTCGTCGTTttttttatcagttatttaataactgagttggaccccggactcatgtcaccggcattatcaccttcatctcattcagacgctaaataacctaagctgttgataaagcgtcgtaaaataacctaataaaataaaaaaaataaattaatgactgTACCAATTAAATGGAGTTAGTggtagcaaaatggtattttgtGAGATGGGATTATGTCTGATAGTCCATGGTGAATCTACAGACTCGTTTTGCTATCACCATTCCATCAATGCTAGATAGTCGCTTAGTTCATAAATTActgataaaaattatacaaagtaCAATCAGAGGGGGAGGaggaataatataattatagtcgtgtcgctgttatttccggcgggactcctcctctttacttacgtcttaggaagtgaaagctctataaagtctaagtaggtagtatcgttcgccatttttgttctttcgttgccgagctaccatacgaggaatctatttgccgcacagtTAAAACATCATGTCATAGGTCCTATGATTaaaaaatcaaacgcactgtaattgagcaaataaatgagcggcaaataacgtcctcgtgtgttttCTACGAAAGcggacgaaagagccaaaatggcgagcgagtatattaactatttatcgagccttaggaagtgaattACATCATCACCAACGAATGACAAGACACACACATTTAAAAGTagcaacatgattggctgccggaaataagagcgacgggactataactaaATAGTACTTCACTTTAATGTCTATATGTCATTGCAATAGATAAAACGAAAACATGCAATGAACTCAAAGCATATACTGTGATACCCAAACAATATCACAGCacaatctagtacatacagtcacgaagctcaatacgtagggaatatgcatccaatgacagtcgAACTTcagttgctagtcactaggatCACTGCTTTCactatagtctattgttcctagtactctcagttgctaagcGCTTGGAGCAATGtattgcgagaaatgcaaaaactcacctcaagcttcgtgactgtatgtactacacTGTGATCACAGCATACGTCCATGTTGCAACATTCACTTACAAATAGGGTTGCCACATTTTCTTCAGCAAATAGATGAAACTTTCAATCTATACATTTTTTCAGAACTCAGTTCTCCGTATTTTTATTTCCACGACAATCTGAATACAGAACATTaaaggaaaaatatgaaattatttgaatGACATAGTTGCCATAATGATTTTACCTGAAATTGGGGTGCACTTATAGTAAGAAGATTTTTTAATACTAATGGCAGGTACTTAAATGTTCGCCATTCACCCATAAGAAGTCAATTGCATAGACCAATTTACTGATAAGAGTCATTGTCCGAGGTGCGCCATAagaggctggtctatgctacacccaTGATGAAATGAGATGGAGATTTGTtgaatgccacaggggaaccggagctcccagagaaaccctctgtgttacctggaccacggacttCTCCAACACGTCATAAATCAGGAAtatgccagggatcgaacctgggcccaCAGGACTATgagtccagtgctctagccatTGGACTGCCATAACAGCCCTATTGTAATAAGAAAATAATCAAGCAATTTGAGTTCTtaattgtatgtattatgtatgtagaAATTCTCGATCAATACAGACAAGCAAAATGTTTacacaagtcatatatgagcacTATCTAGAAAGTAATTTCCtttaggtgaaaaaaaaaaaatgacaattgcAGAATAATTGatatggattaaaaaaaaatacaaaaatgggGAAAGAATGAAACACAAAGTGTATTAATGACTGACATTGCACAACAAATGGTGCCAAGAGAGCTACTGAGTGGTCACTATATGCGAACTGTAACTTTGGCAACTAaactgttgttaccatagcaacaggcttcCCACTCTATGtgatattcaattgtttttctgATCGCAGTGCTAATATATACTTATATTCATTCTTATATGAGACCTCGCCGTGTTGATACAAAAGGAGGAGAGTTTGGCTGGCGCCATGAATGGGGTCCCagtatagctcagatggaaagagcactcagcgcgcagagctgagaggtcctgggttcgattcccggtgttggaacgaatttttctccaataatagttaTGTCCCATATTTAGAAAAAAAGACATACAGCATTTAACAAGCTTTTTTTATTGTCACATAATTTAGCTGCATGTGATAGAACAATTATTATCAACACGGAATCAATGAATAATGTACATGTACAGTATGTGATATTCGTAGAAAAAAATCTGCCACAATTTTTTTCGTAAGAAAGAATCATGGAAAGTGCTGTAGAAAACAGTATGTCTAggcatttcaatatatttttaattatgaagTTATGATTCTGAACATAATCTTAGTCAGAAGATCAGTTCAATTGTTTGAGATTGTGTAAGTAAAgccttattttttcatatttcagcCTGGTGAGTTCATTCACACGATGGGGGACAGCCATGTGTACCAGAACCATGTTACAGCACTAAAGGAACAACTGAAACGCAAACCTAGATCTTTTCCAACTCTACGCATCAACAGAGATGTTCAGAACATAGAagattttcagttcagtgacttcgAGTTACAAAATTACAACCCCTATCCTAAGATTAATATGGAAATGGCAGTTTAAACTGTCAGTAATATACGTAATATAATAGACAGACCTATCAGTAATTCACCATATACGAGGTTATGTATTAACAATTTTGTCAGGAATGAAAGAAGATATGTTAACAGTGACATATGAATAGATAGTTTATTTCTTTGCATAGtacatataaacaaaattatactGAATTGAGCCTAATTCAGTATTTCTCAAACAATTTTCAAATGGGAACCACTTTTAAAACTTAAAAGGTTCTACAAACCATTCTACTCTTAGTCTATTCAAAAGCATTTTCATCATAATGTTTATTCGTGTTCTGAATATTAATGTaccattgtttttaaaataacattaattacaattcccttcaaattatatttgaattaatatttcgaagAAAGTACTATTAGGCCAACATCATCTGCTTTAAAAAATCTAGTAATACCACACTGTCCAGTTGAGATATCCAATGACGTGTTGGCCCAATGCCAGTCTGTTTCTACAATCACTTGCCTCACCTCCCTGTGttaactagagtcgacggcaattcggaaggtggttgtctgctagcgtttgcgttgagagagacagatagagagagcaagaccgcatacaacattgccacatcgtacttcacgagcacgtgcaatacaaatatcgcaggagagaatttaaattatcaaaagacaataatgaccttagccgttgattactgtaagcatgacaccaaacaaaccctctttccttcactaacaatattctttacacggttctcaatcccacaccacatgcttctgcagtcgtttcttgcatgttggcaatgTTGCTGCCagtatcaagatggccggcagcgttctgctcgttaacgtttttaaaataattatacaccttaaacactattttccgcgcctgcttgtgtaatacttgtctttttacagtctcttcttccatttatttaccttacatacacacagtaaatgttaattttacttattcaatgtattgaaacactcgcacgtgaacaaacgaactcgggaagtgcttgttatagactgattctgattggttctgctgtacaagcttgtgacgtcacataccagaaatgctatggcgcatacagaagctaaccgccttccgaaatgccgtctagtctagagaCTTGATAGTGTATGTGACCGAAATCATTTGCTTGCAGGAGCAGATGGCTCACTTTCATTTAATTCACCCTCATACATAATTTGATCCTGTGCCAAGAATATTTTATACCTAtttcatatgatgatgatgatgatgatgatgatgatgatgatgacgacgacgacgacgacgacgacgacgacgacgacgacaataatgatgacaataatgattACCACTGCCACAATATTGTACTTTATGTGATATATATGGGTCATTCTAGATTAGATTGCATTTTGAtttaagaggaagaaaaaaaaaaggaatatacctgtttatataatttttcattttaaattttattgtgagctattctgtgtcgcagggcaaacccaaaatattgggtcagaccaataaattaaattaattgtatattcATAGATACAATAAAAGCCTGATGTAGCACGGTTGTCAGGGAACATACTTCatactattttatatatatagtatattgcAAGATGACTTGTAGAGTGACCGACAACAACAGGACAAGATGATGGTGAAAAGGATTGCAACATAATGCACTGTTATACATAAGTTTATGTTGTAAACACAAAGTTACCAGttatacacaaaatataaagtaataattaaatattgccTTATTCACTCGACCTGTTGTAGACACAGGAATGATTTACTGTGAGAATTTCAAGTGGAGTTGCATACAAATTGTCTTACATTCCAGCATAAGCTATGGGAAAAAATCTCACTGTGAAAGTAACAGAATTTCACCAAACTGGTGTTCAGTGATAACTAAAGATGACTTTTTCCAAGGACATACTTTACATAGTGTTATATCCAAGTCTGCAGTATATTGGTCTGCACTATATTGGGCTTTTACTGTATTaggtgatttaaaaaaaaaaatacaatgcatacatTTTAACTTTCCACGCTCACGTGTGGAAAATTGCAATGTGTAATGCTGCTTCTGCTCTACCTCcatgagcgtggaaagataaaatgtatgcactatggTTTAAGAAGATGAGTGTACAATATAGTTTATAAATGTACGGAAAATACCCTGAGATATCAATTGAGTTCAAAATGTTATAAGCCTTTCTTTTCTAATTGCTACATTATTTATGCTAATGATTTAAATGGTATTAATTAATCCTATGAAACGAAATGTTTAACATTAAGATATGCTTAGTATAACCATTGAATGTAAAAGAAGCTCAAAAACTGTATGGAATGGATATGTTGCCTTTCTTTTGCACATGAGAAAGTGTATATCAGTAACTAATTTTACCTTCTATAATTGGCCTTTTGTATTTTCCTCCCACACTAGAATGCATAAATGTGATACCATTCATTTCTTGAATATTTCCAgaaatataaagttttttttttcttcctgttctATACGAGAGATgcaaagaaaattatttcctccAAATATGTTTTAGTGGATATACGAGGGATGTCAGTTCTTAACCAGGATTAATTACCTCACTAACAGAGCACCAATAGTAGCTGACAGAAGTGAATGTACTTTTGTGCTTCTATCAGCAGAGCAACAAGATGTAGTTTGCCCCTAAATTTTTCAGTCTTTATTCCAGCTGTAATTACTATATACTGTAAACATCGACTTTAAAGTAAGAAAGCCACTAAATTCCACAATTTTTCTCCAAACTGCCAGTATATTGCCAACATACTGGAAACTAAGTATTGTCAGTGAATTTAGAACGAAAAAAGTTTCTCCAATTGAAAGAGGACACGAGCTAGATCATTCATACCACACATTTACCATACTGTAAttgttttgttaaaaatagtatCTAGTTGGGGATATTCATGCTAATGGAATTTATGAGTATATAAGGGCAGAAAATTATtggtatgaatatatatatagagCTTCTTACAGAGATCAAAAGAAAAATGACACATactgatattttatttcatttgagatttaaaatgtttataaaataagTGATATGTGTACaagttcttaaaaatatatttaaaatgtatagttTTGTACTtttataaaatagataaaatgttTATAAGTTTTGAAAAGATGTTTAAAATTTATACTTTTgtacttttataaaataaatatactataAAGCTGACATATAGTTGTAATTTGTATTGATTTTTAAAGACTGAAAGTTatcttattttaagaaaaaacaaaacatctGCCAAATTCCTTGAACATATcaggaagtaaataaatgaaactatAAATCACTAACTTTAGTGTAATGGTGAGTTGATGTATTGCACACTTACAAGGGAATAGTTAATGAAATCATTTAGAGACTTCCTCTCAAACTGCACAGTCTaggcaaatataaaaaaattagctGCTCTTACTAACTGCAAACTTACTTGCAATGTTGTATTAAGAAACAATCGAATGTAATTTGAGAAAGTAGTTGAGTTGCCATCCTTTGTGACATGTGAGATGACCTAGTGCACATTGCTGGTGGAGTTACTCCATTTTATAGATCTTTTATTCAAGCTTAGTTAGTATGGGTAGTTGAATCTTTGTATTTGTCTACCTGCTGCAGGGATCTAAGGATATGTGCAATTTGAAGGAAGGGTTTCGACATGAGTTTATTCActtactaactggcttttaaggaacccggaggttcattgccgcccttacataagcccgccattggtccctatcctgagcaagattaagccattctctatcatcatatcccacctccctcaaatccattttaatattatcttcccatctacgtctcggcctccccaaaggtctttttccctccggcctcccaactaacactctatatgcatttctggattcacccatacgtgctacatgccctgcccatctcacgtctggatttaatgttcctaattatgtcaggtgaagtatacaatgcgtgcagttctgtgttgtgtaactctccatcctcctgtaacttcatccctcttagccccaaatattttcctaagcaccttattctcaaacacccttaatctctgttcctctctcaaagtgagagtccaagtttcacaaccataaagaacaaccggtaatataactgttttataaattctttcagatttttcgacggcagactggatgataaaagtttttcaaccgaataataacaggcattttccaggtttattctgtgtttactttcctcccgagtatcatttatatttgttactgttgctcccagatatttgaacttctccacctcttcaaaagataaatttccaatttttatatttccatttcgtacaatattctcgtcacgagacataatcatatactttgtcttttcgggatttacttccaaacctatctctttacttacttctagtaaaattcccgtgttttcgctaatcatctgtggattttctcctaacatatttacgtcatctgcatacacaagcagctgatgtaacccgttcaattccaaaccctctctgttatcctggactttcctaatggcatattctagagcaaagttaaaaaagtaaaggtgatagtgcatctccttgctttagcccgcagtgaattggaaacgcatctgacagaaactgacctatacagactgctgtacgtttcactgagacacattttaattaatcgaactagtttcttgggaataccaaattcaataagaatatcatataaaacttctctcttaaccgagtcatatgcctttttgaaatctatgaataactgatgcactgtatcctgatacttccattttttctcaattatctgtcgaatacaatatctgtctgagTTTATTAACAGTTCccaaaatttttaattgattatttaacaatACTCTGTTAAATGCAGGATTATCTAGTGTAAGTGGTGAAAGCAAGATGGTATTTCGGTGAGATGAGCCCAAGCATTCGTGGTAGTTTCCTGACATTCATCTCTTCCTTTGCAAGCTGATCAATTAgttcacaacatactgaacaactgctactagaagaaactagagacaaatctgcatttatttctaaactatcaatatatctcgtaacacaaaacaaaaaaccagGAACACCTGcaacaaggaaaaaaattgtactaacataaaacaaaacttttacacagggagagaaaactaacaagtAACACTAATAAATGACGCGATTTTCTAAAGCCAAGAAGAAAGAAtgagagggagaaagaaagagagagagagagagagattgtggCAATACAGCCGAAAGTAGCCAAGACTAGTGATACACTTGTCAGTGGTGAGTAGGATTTCTCCAAATTCGCCTCCTCTCACAggttctatagtcccgtcgctctaatttccggcagccaatcacgttgcaggtcggctatatttaaacgtgtgcgtcttgtgattcgctgattcatttcttaaggctcgataaatacttaatataatcgcctgccattttagctctttcgttgacgttcgcagaaagcacatgaagacgttatttgccgctcaattatttgctgaattacattgcgtttaatttattatcataggagctacgacatgataatgtttaacagtgtggcaaatagattcctcgtatggtagctcagcaacgtAAGGACAAAAATGGCgagcgatactacctacctagactttatagagccttctctttctaagacgtaagcaaagaggcggagtcatgccggaaataacagcgttggGACTATAGTTAGGTTTAAACACTGCTAACCAgctccttattggttgaactgctgtttcATGGTAGCGGGGAGGAGCGTCATATAGTTGTCTCCATTGTAttgctctcgcatagacactgcaggctgctttAATGTCGATTGTACAGCTTAGAGTGCCATCTGTTTTTTCGGTACGAATTATTTGCACTATCTATagtgagcgggcatcaccaactggatgtggtcggcTTGACATAACTTACAACTTATTCGTATTGAATAGGAACATTAATATAAACGTGAAAATGTCCATCATTTGCTATAATTTGCTATATTATCATGCCGCCACAGtgttctagtggctagagcgctggatttATCCTGTGGACCAGAGTTCGTTTCCCTGTGTACCCCAgacttataacttgtgttggtcaAGCCCTtgggtccaggtaacacaggggttttctctgggatgctccggttcccctgtggcattccaacaaatctccataatcatctcatcgcagatgtagcatagaccagccttCTATGGCACCCcatgggcaacgactctgtcagtaaattggtctacataactgatttcatatggatgaatgatgTAACTCGCCattagccaaaaaaaaaaaaaaaatgaatactatTATTGTATTCTGCTAAAATATTAGAGGCACAGCCTCCCTTGCCTCTCCTAAATACATCCACCCCTGGCTCCAGATCTAAACACAAAAAGCTATAGACAGAGGAAAGAAGTTTTTTAATCACTTAAGACAGTGGTCATCAGGACAGTGCACCCTCTGGCTAGTGTCTCTTACCTGCGGATAAGACATTGTACTGGCGTGCATCTGTGGCTGCTGATGGGTATACTTTCTGTCTATCCCTTCTGCACAACAGAACATATTACGATATActtgttacccatttcagcgagtgctgatgaccaccgacttaaaagaataaaaattctttttccagtgtacaaataaaaaaaaaaaaaacttttctcaaAAGTGGAAACGATGCTTCCACCACATCCATGACCACTATGcccctgcttttttttttttttttttttttttttttcataatacgaCGTTTGAGCAACAGCTTAGTGCACCTGTGATGCTGTCAATTATTAAGAGGATTCAACTCCAGTGTGACTGATAAATTCTGCAGCAGAAAGCAGTGATGTATCGATTTCACTTTTTGGCAATGAGTgagtattatatttatattatcttctgtatacagtgaaacctctccttacgtacacttctcatatacggacagatttttatgtcccaactgaaataatatagaaataatgataaattaaactctcgtttaaggacactctcagacatggacagttgtttcacagtcctaaagcttgctttacctgcTGACAGCGGACAGAACtcggatttcaagacctaatgtgttacaataatgtaaaatttagttttgagaactgtacagaaattcttaacatgaaacataacataagggtCTCATAGGCTACTACTAGCCGAGCCAGctacccttgttagctggaagcgagtggataaacaaagtcataatttaacctgtctgatgggtccaaggtttccgcgatcgtgaaattgtattcgacacatgattgagttagtaggattattttcttcacttcaatcagttgttctgtttcgagagacatggcacctgaacgtaaaggttaagttgaaaactaaaTTACAGtattgcataactgtagacctagaataaaattgcatggcacgtactatattttcctttttcagttttatctactgtagttaAAAGTTGTAAAGAATttattgtagtacagtatactgtatttagaattaaactacattaatacatttcatttaaagcgtgaagggatatataatgcatattataaatttactgttacattggggagcctccctcccaataaaggacacctcccagatgaggacagattgttacgtcccttcgatgtccgtaaatgagatgtttcactgtatttacttGCTTGTTACCtctttggttggttatttaaaaaatagtacaGTTCACATCTGATTCCTTGCACGAAGCACCAGTTTCCCATGTTTCAGAACCGAATACAGGTTTCACTTTTGAGGTAAATTACTACAACCTGAAGGATCACCTACTCTGCCGGGCCAAGTTGTTTGGAATAGGCAGGTGTAATCGGCCCATCAGAATAAGGACCTTCAAATTGTACTTTCCCTGAAGatagaacctgtatgtagttctgaaacattggacatgTTAAGTAGCAGCACAATGAATACCCAAAAACCTGATTCTAAATATCACTggttaacaaaattaaacatattttttgttaaaagataaggaatgggtgattcttacaacatttttcgtgatttcagatctgttttcaaattttttctatCACACAggatttttgagtaattatatgaaatgtacttcagacttttctagtatttataccttgtaacattttacctaaaatgtgtgtgaaatagattttaggctatacttcgcttgagaaatatctcttttgagtgtccagcaatGGTCTGGCAGAATATTttggctccatttttcctggtagcatctttccatttcagaaaaatcctaataAAAATGCTTCCCATG
Proteins encoded:
- the Ts gene encoding thymidylate synthase; translation: MESQLIISTDNESDRCGVNFEMNGHTKINVHSKLTMENGNSCESATEVTSNTVKNITRNESNQQPFSVENSLSGNGTSNDISTENVIEHEEYQYLNHIDKIIKAGFQKKDRTGVGTYSLFGAQMRYSLRNGIFPLLTTKRVFWRAVVEELLWFIRGSTNAKELQDKNIRIWDGNSSRQYLDSLGFSDRAEGDLGPVYGFQWRHFGAEYTDMNADYSGQGIDQLQQVIRTLKTNPDDRRIIMCAWNPIDIPNMALPPCHCLVQFYVAGDELFCQLYQRSADMGLGVPFNIASYALLTYMVAKVTGLKPGEFIHTMGDSHVYQNHVTALKEQLKRKPRSFPTLRINRDVQNIEDFQFSDFELQNYNPYPKINMEMAV